The Enterobacter huaxiensis sequence TTAAGCACATCGACCGGCTGCTGGATAAGCGCATTCCCGCTGGTTTTGAGATGGTCATCAACAACTTCTCGCTGGGCATTGCCGGCATGCTCCTCTGCCTGCTGGGGTTTGAAGTGATCGGCCCTGCGGTGTTAATTGCCAATAACTTTATCAAAGAATGTATTGAAGCACTGGTGCATGCGGGCTATTTGCCGCTGCTGTCGCTGATTAACGAACCGGCTAAAATCCTGTTTCTGAATAACGCTATCGATCAGGGGGTTTATTATCCGCTGGGAATGCAGCAGGCGTCCGAGACGGGAAAATCCATCTTCTTTATGGTGGCTTCCAACCCTGGGCCGGGATTAGGTCTGCTGCTGGCTTTTACTTTTTTTGGCAAAGGGATGGCGAAGAAGTCAGCGCCCGGCGCGATGATTATCCACTTCCTGGGCGGCATTCACGAGCTCTATTTCCCTTACGTACTGATGAAACCGCTGACGCTGATTGCGATGATCGCTGGCGGCATGAGCGGAACGTGGATATTTAATTTGTTGGGCGGCGGGCTGGTTGCTGGCCCAAGTCCGGGTTCGATTTTTGCCTATCTCGCGTTAACGCCTAAGGGTGCTTTTCTCGCAACGATTGCTGGCGTAACGGCAGGCACGCTGGTCTCTTTTGCAGTCACCTCCCTGATCTTAAAAATGGATAAAAGCCATGAAGCTGAAACGGAAGATACTTTCGGTGATTCTGCCAAAGCCGTAAAAGCCATGAAGCAGGAAGGCAAGTTTTCTTATCGGGATATTAAGCGCATCGCTTTTGTCTGCGATGCCGGAATGGGCTCCAGCGCTATGGGCGCGACGACGTTCCGTAAGCGTCTGGAAAAAGCCGGGCGAGATATCGAAGTAACACATTACGCCATCGAAAATGTGCCTGACAACGCGGACATTATTGTTACCCATGCCAGTCTGGAGGGGCGCGCTAAACGAGTCAGTGACAAACCGTTGGTGTTGATAAAAAACTATCTCGGCGATCCGCAGCTTGACGATCTCTTTAAGCAATTAACGGCGAATTAATCTAACTTGTTTCTGGAGTCAATATGAAAACGAAAGTGGCTGCCATTTATGGCAAGCAGGATGTACGTATCCGCGAATTTGAATTGCCCGAAATAAACGACAATGAACTTCTGGTGAGCGTAATTTCCGACAGCGTCTGTTTATCCACCTGGAAGGCGGCGAAATTAGGCAGTGAACATAAACGCGTGCCGGACGATCTGGAGAACCATCCGGTTATTACCGGGCATGAATGCGCCGGGGTGATTGTTGAGGTCGGGAAAAATCTGGCCGATAAATATAAAAAAGGTCAGCGCTTTGTATTACAACCGGCTATGGGATTGCCGAGCGGTTATTCTGCCGGCTACAGCTATGAATATTTTGGCGGCAATGCGACGTATATGATTATCCCTGAAATCGCGATTAATTTGGGCTGCGTTTTACCTTATCACGGCTCCTATTTTGCGGCAGCTTCGCTGGCTGAACCGATGTGCTGTATTATCGGTGCGTATAACGCCAATTATCATACGACGCAATATGTCTATGAGCACCGGATGGGCGTGAAGCCGGGAGGGAACATAGCGCTTCTTGCCTGCGCCGGGCCAATGGGGATTGGCGCTATTGATTATGCGATTAACGGCGGAATTCAACCCTCGCGCGTTGTGGTGGTGGATATTGATGAGGCCCGCCTCGCGCAGGCAAAAAAATTACTGCCGGTTGCGCTGGCGGCTCAAAAGGGCATTGAACTTATTTATGTCAATACCTCCGGAATGGAGAACCCTGCCGCTGCGCTACGCGCGCTGACGGATAATGCCGGCTTTGACGACGTGTTTGTCTATGCCGCAGTTCCTGCGGTCATCGAACTGGCGGACGATCTTCTCGCCGAGGACGGGTGCCTGAATTTCTTCGCCGGACCAACGGACGGCAATTTCAAGGTGCCGTTCAATTTTTACAATGTCCATTACAACAGTACGCACGTGGTGGGCACCTCGGGCGGCTCGACGGAAGACATGAAAGAGGCGATTACGCTGAGCGCAACGGGCCAGCTTCAGCCGTCGTTTATGGTGACCCACATCGGCGGCCTCGATGCAGTGCCCCACACGGTGCTCAATCTGCCGGACATTCCTGGTGGCAAGAAGCTTATCTATAACGGAGTCACCCTGCCGTTAACGGCCATTGCCGATTTTGCCGAAAAAGGCAAAACCGACCCGCTGTTCCGCGAGCTGGCAAGGCTGGTGGAAGAGACCCATGGCATCTGGAATGAAAAAGCAGAGCGCTATCTTCTGGCGCAGTTTGGGGTGGATATTGGGGAGGCTGAGGCATGATGTCTCTGGCGTGGCCGCTCTTTCGCGTGACCGAACAGGCGGCGCTGGCCGCCTGGCCGCAAACCGGGTGCGGCGATAAAAACCGGATCGACGGGCTGGCGGTAACCGCCATGCGCGAGGCGCTAAACGCGATAGCGATTCGCGGGCGTATTGTCATCGGCGAAGGTGAGATCGACCATGCGCCAATGCTGTGGATTGGTGAGGAGGTCGGAAGTGGCGTTGGCCCGGCGGTGGATATTGCCGTCGATCCCATTGAGGGCACCCGCATGGTAGCGATGGGACAAAGCAATGCGCTGGCAGTGATGGCGTTCGCCCCGCAGGGAAGCCTGTTTCATGCCCCTGATATGTATATGAAGAAACTGGTGGTTAATGCCGCGGCGGCGGGGGCAATCAGCCTTGAGCTCCCGCTGGCGGAGAACCTTCGCAACGTTGCCCGGGCCCTGGGCAAGCCGCTTGAGCATCTGCGGATGGTTACGCTGGACAAACCGCGCCTGCAAAATGCTATCGCCGAGGCGACACGGATGGGGGTGAAAGTGTTCGCTCTGCCCGATGGTGACGTCGCTGCCAGCGTACTGACCTGCTTACAGGATAATCCCTATGATCTGATGTATACCGTAGGCGGTGCGCCAGAAGGCGTGATCTCCGCCTGCGCGGTGAAAGCGCTGGGCGGCGATATGCAGGCGGAGCTGATCGACTTTTGTGAAGCGAAAGGAGAGAGCCCTGAGAACCATCGGGTTGCTATGCAGGAGCACCGTCGTTGCGCGGAGATGGGCGTGGAGGTCAATCGTATCTATACCCTGGAGGAACTGGTGGGGGGAAATGACATTTTGTTCAGCGCGACGGGCGTGACGGGAGGCGATCTGGTTAAAGGTATTCAACAGGCTGCGAAGGGTGTACGCACGCAAACTTTACTGATCGGCGGCGCAGACCGAACGTGTAATATAATAGACTCTCTGCATTCATGGTGATTTATCGAGATACAAATGACGACGCTGACAGAAGACGATGTGCTTGAGCAACTGGATGCTCAGAATAACCTCCTCGCATTTATGACGACGGCACAGTCTTTTTTACTCCAGGGCATTAAATGTTTTCTGCCGTCGCTGTTTGTCGATAACGATGAAGAGATCGTGGAATATGCAGTGAAGCCGTTACTCGCCCAGAGTGGGCCGCTTGATGATATCGACGTGGCGCTACGCTTAATTTATGCGCTGGGAAAAATGGACAAATGGCTCTACGCAGACATTACGCATTTTTCTCAGTTTTATCAGTATCTGAATGAACAGGATGCGGTCCCGGGCTTCGCCGATGACATCACCTGGGATTTTATCAGTAACGTCAATTGTATCACCCGTAACGCGACGTTATACGGCGCGCTGGAGTCGATGAAATTTGCTGATTTTGCCGCATGGTCTGAGGTTCGCTTTACCGCGATGATCAAAACGGCGCTAACCCTGGCGGTAACGACAATTTTAAAGGAACTGACGCCGTGAAAATTGGGCTAAAGGTCAATGGGCTACACGTAGAAGCACACTATCCTGATGACGAAATTGAAAATGTTCATAAGCCTTTGCTTCGTCAGCTGGCGAAACGGCATTTCGACAGCCCCAGCAGACGAACGATTGTTTTTCTCAGCGCCCCGCCCGGTACGGGCAAGTCCACGCTGACCGCCTTCTGGGAATACCTCTCTCATCAGACGGAGGGGCTCGCTCCGATTCAGACGTTGCCAATGGATGGTTTTCATCACTACAACGTCTGGCTGGAAGCGCATAACCTGCGCGCGTACAAAGGCGCCCCGGAGACCTTTGAT is a genomic window containing:
- a CDS encoding zinc-binding dehydrogenase encodes the protein MKTKVAAIYGKQDVRIREFELPEINDNELLVSVISDSVCLSTWKAAKLGSEHKRVPDDLENHPVITGHECAGVIVEVGKNLADKYKKGQRFVLQPAMGLPSGYSAGYSYEYFGGNATYMIIPEIAINLGCVLPYHGSYFAAASLAEPMCCIIGAYNANYHTTQYVYEHRMGVKPGGNIALLACAGPMGIGAIDYAINGGIQPSRVVVVDIDEARLAQAKKLLPVALAAQKGIELIYVNTSGMENPAAALRALTDNAGFDDVFVYAAVPAVIELADDLLAEDGCLNFFAGPTDGNFKVPFNFYNVHYNSTHVVGTSGGSTEDMKEAITLSATGQLQPSFMVTHIGGLDAVPHTVLNLPDIPGGKKLIYNGVTLPLTAIADFAEKGKTDPLFRELARLVEETHGIWNEKAERYLLAQFGVDIGEAEA
- the glpX gene encoding class II fructose-bisphosphatase: MMSLAWPLFRVTEQAALAAWPQTGCGDKNRIDGLAVTAMREALNAIAIRGRIVIGEGEIDHAPMLWIGEEVGSGVGPAVDIAVDPIEGTRMVAMGQSNALAVMAFAPQGSLFHAPDMYMKKLVVNAAAAGAISLELPLAENLRNVARALGKPLEHLRMVTLDKPRLQNAIAEATRMGVKVFALPDGDVAASVLTCLQDNPYDLMYTVGGAPEGVISACAVKALGGDMQAELIDFCEAKGESPENHRVAMQEHRRCAEMGVEVNRIYTLEELVGGNDILFSATGVTGGDLVKGIQQAAKGVRTQTLLIGGADRTCNIIDSLHSW
- a CDS encoding PTS mannitol transporter subunit IICB; translation: MEHKSARAKVQAFGGFLTAMVIPNIGAFIAWGFITALFIPTGWMPNEHFAKIVGPMITYLLPVMIGSTGGHLVGGKRGAVMGGIGTIGVIIGADIPMFLGSMIMGPLGGLVIKHIDRLLDKRIPAGFEMVINNFSLGIAGMLLCLLGFEVIGPAVLIANNFIKECIEALVHAGYLPLLSLINEPAKILFLNNAIDQGVYYPLGMQQASETGKSIFFMVASNPGPGLGLLLAFTFFGKGMAKKSAPGAMIIHFLGGIHELYFPYVLMKPLTLIAMIAGGMSGTWIFNLLGGGLVAGPSPGSIFAYLALTPKGAFLATIAGVTAGTLVSFAVTSLILKMDKSHEAETEDTFGDSAKAVKAMKQEGKFSYRDIKRIAFVCDAGMGSSAMGATTFRKRLEKAGRDIEVTHYAIENVPDNADIIVTHASLEGRAKRVSDKPLVLIKNYLGDPQLDDLFKQLTAN
- a CDS encoding MltR family transcriptional regulator, producing the protein MTTLTEDDVLEQLDAQNNLLAFMTTAQSFLLQGIKCFLPSLFVDNDEEIVEYAVKPLLAQSGPLDDIDVALRLIYALGKMDKWLYADITHFSQFYQYLNEQDAVPGFADDITWDFISNVNCITRNATLYGALESMKFADFAAWSEVRFTAMIKTALTLAVTTILKELTP